A genomic window from Vigna radiata var. radiata cultivar VC1973A chromosome 2, Vradiata_ver6, whole genome shotgun sequence includes:
- the LOC106755675 gene encoding ankyrin repeat-containing protein BDA1: MSDVQENDTLNTLYEVSLRGSVSELETLIRRDPLILHRISLTTFTETPLHISALLGHLDFTKSLLTHKPQLALETDHCKRTPLHLASAEGHVEIVHVLLQTCEDACLMTDQDGRIPLHYAAMRGRTEVARQLISGAKSESVMVFDGSGKTMFHLCVEHNHLETLKTLVEVGNVREDFLNCGDFHHGNTILHLAVMFKQLESVRYLLSISKIKEEANIENKMGYTALDMLEHVPKDMRSLQIKLMLMDAGFKKNENNQVHHPPSASIIDVPPSRTPNPNEKFWINSLKRVNKVLQHKSGRLEEMRGMLSLVSTMISTVTFGVVINPPGGNISIESLLYVQYREMLTSFLTMNTISFIASLGVTLLLISGVPLKNEITMGLLSVGTCVCLTFLVLTYIHAVPLNKNMYFGDTFSVLFSWLGLVGTIVVFTIIRVISKLVKVL; the protein is encoded by the exons ATGAGTGATGTTCAAGAAAATGATACACTGAATACTCTTTATGAGGTTTCATTGAGAGGTAGTGTTTCTGAGTTAGAAACTCTGATTAGAAGAGACCCTCTTATCCTTCACAGAATTTCCTTAACAACATTCACTGAAACTCCTTTGCACATATCAGCTTTACTTGGTCACCTTGATTTCACAAAGTCCCTTCTGACTCACAAACCTCAACTTGCTCTTGAGACTGACCACTGCAAACGCACCCCTCTTCATCTGGCTTCTGCTGAAGGCCATGTAGAGATTGTTCATGTTTTGCTGCAGACATGTGAAGATGCATGCTTGATGACTGACCAAGATGGAAGGATTCCTCTTCATTATGCAGCTATGAGAGGAAGGACAGAGGTTGCAAGACAGTTGATTAGTGGAGCAAAGTCAGAATCTGTGATGGTGTTTGATGGATCAGGAAAAACTATGTTTCACCTTTGTGTCGAGCACAATCATTTGGAGACTTTGAAAACACTGGTGGAAGTTGGAAATGTCAGGGAGGATTTTCTAAACTGTGGAGACTTTCATCATGGAAATACCATTCTCCATTTGGCTGTTATGTTCAAGCAACTTGAG AGTGTAAGGTACTTGCTCTCAATatccaaaataaaagaagaagcaaatatTGAGAACAAGATGGGTTACACTGCTTTGGACATGCTAGAGCATGTTCCAAAAGACATGAGAAGTCTTCAAATAAAACTCATGCTGATGGACGCCGGATTcaagaagaatgaaaataacCAAGTTCATCATCCACCATCTGCATCAATCATAGATGTTCCTCCATCAAGGACACCGAATCCAAATGAAAAGTTTTGGATTAACTCTTTGAAGCGTGTGAACAAGGTCTTACAACATAAGAGTGGTAGGTTGGAAGAAATGAGAGGCATGTTGAGTTTGGTGTCTACAATGATCTCAACCGTCACCTTTGGTGTTGTGATCAATCCACCAGGTGGTAATATATCTATCGAGTCACTTCTATATGTACAATATAGAGAAATGTTGACTAGTTTCTTAACGATGAACACAATCTCTTTCATTGCATCACTTGGTGTCACTCTCTTACTTATAAGTGGAGTTCCCTTAAAGAATGAAATCACAATGGGACTGTTATCAGTAGGCACATGTGTCTGTCTCACATTTCTTGTGCTTACTTACATACATGCTGTGCCTTTgaacaaaaatatgtattttggGGACACATTTTCTGTGTTGTTTTCTTGGCTTGGACTTGTTGGGACAATAGTTGTGTTTACCATAATTCGTGTAATTTCTAAGCTAGTGAAAGTTCTGTAG